CCAGCCTCTCGGTGGACTGCCGCAGCAGCATGTGTCGCGTGGACGGCGCGTTCGAAACGCGGAGCCAGGCCGAGGACTGGGTGATGATGTACATGTCCAGCGTGGGCGGCTCGATGCCGAATTCCATCGTGTCACGCACCCAGGCCGAGGACGGGTCCACGCGCGTCGAGATCTACGGGCGCGCACGCTGAGCGCAGCCATCCCCGCCCGCGCGTTGCACATGTGACCGGATCGAAGGGACGCCAGCGGCGTCCCTTTGATCCGTGTGGATCACAGCGCTTCGAAGATTCCCGCCGCGCCCATGCCGGTGCCGATGCACATGGTCACCATGCCGTACTTCTGCTTCCTGCGGCGCATGCCGTGGACGATCGTGGCCGTGCGCACCGCGCCGGTGGCGCCGAGCGGATGGCCCAGCGCGATGGCGCCGCCGAGCGGGTTGACCTTGTCGGGGTCGAGTTCCGAGTCACGGATCACGGCCAGTGCCTGGGCGGCGAAGGCCTCGTTGAGCTCGATCCAGTCGAGCTGGTCCTTCGTCAGGCCGGCCTGCCTGAGCGCCTTCGGGATGGCTGCGATCGGCCCGATGCCCATCACCTCCGGGCGCACGCCGGCAACGGAGTACGACACGAAGCGGGCGAGCGGCGTCAGGCCGTAATCCCTGATCGCCTGCTCGGACGCCACCAGCACGGCGCCGGCGCCATCGCTCATCTGCGACGAGTTGCCCGCGGTCACGGTTCCACCGAACTGGCCGTTGCGGAACACCGGGCGCAGCTTGGCCAGGCCTTCGATCGAGGTGTCTGCACGCGGGCCTTCGTCCTGCTCGACCAGCAGCTTCTTCAGGCGCACGGCGTTGCCGCCCAGGTCCGGCTGGCGTGAGACGACCTCCAGCGCGGAGATCTCATCGCGGAACTCGCCGGCCTTCTGCGCGGCCAGCGCCTTCTGGTGCGAGGCGAGGGCAAAGGCGTCCTGGTCCTCGCGCGAGACCTTCCACTCCTCGGCCACCTTCTCGGCGGTGATGCCCATGCCGTAGGCGATGGCGACGTGGTCGTCGCGGAACACGGCCGGCGACAGCGCGACCTTGTTGCCCATCATCGGCACCATGCTCATGCTCTCGGTGCCGCCGGCCAGCACCAGGTCGGCGTTGCCGAGGCGGATCTGGTCGGCGGCGAGCGCCACGGCCTGCAGGCCGGACGAGCAGAAGCGGTTGATGGTCTGCGCGGCCACCGTGTCGGGCAGGCCGGCCAGCAGCACGCCAATGCGTGCCACGTTCATGCCCTGCTCGCCCTCGGGCATCGCGCAGCCGATGATGGCGTCGTCGATGCGGTTGACGTCGATGCCCGGCGCCTGCGCGACCACGGCCTTCAGCACGTGGGCGAGCATGTCATCGGGTCGGGTGTTGCGGAACACGCCCTTGGGCGCCTTGCCCACCGGGGTGCGGGTGGCGGCGACGATGTAGGCGTCCTGGATCTGCTTGCTCATTGTCTTGTCCTCTTCGTCGGTCGCGTCAGTTGCGCAGCGGCTTGCCGGTCTTGAGCATGTGCGCGATGCGCGCCTGGGTCTTCTCCTGCTGCGCGAGCTCGACGAAGTGCTGGCGCTCGAGCCGCAGCAGCCAGTCCTCGTCGACCACGGCGTTGCGGTCCACGTCGCCGCCGCTGACGATGGTCGCGATGCGGGTGGCGATCTCGTAGTCGTACTCGCTGATGAAGCGGCCCTCGAGCATGTTCTCCAGCAGCATGCGGAAGGTGGCGACGCCGACGTCGCCGGCCACGCGGATGCGCCGCGCGGGCAGGGGCGGGCGGTAGCCGGTCTCGGCCAGGCCACGCGCTTCCTGCCTGGCGATGTGCAGCAGTTCATGGGCGTTGAACACGACCTTGTCCTGCGCGCGCATCAGGCCGAGTTCCTTCGCCTCGACCGCGGAGGTCGAGACCTTGGCCATGGCGACGGCCTCGAACACCGCCTTGAGTTCGGCGAAGACGTCCCCGTTCGGGCCCGCGGCGTCGGAGGCGCGCACCGCGAACTCCTTCAGGCCACCGCCGGCCGGCAGCAGGCCCACGCCGGCCTCGACCAGGCCGATGTAGCTCTCGAGGTGCGCGACGGTCCGCGCCGAGTGCATCTGGAACTCGCAGCCGCCGCCCAGCGCCAGGCCGCGCACCGCGGCCACCACCGGCACCAGCGAATACTTGATGCGCTGGCTGGTGGCCTGGAAGTTGGCGACCATCGCCTCGAAGGCATCGACCTTGCCGGCCTGCAGCAGGCCCAGCGCGCCGGCCAGATCGGCACCCGCGGAGAAGGGCTCCTTCGGCTGCCAGATCACCAGGCCGGCGAAGTCGCGCTCGGCGCGCGCCACGGCTTCCTGCAGGCCGTCGAGCACCTGGTCGGAAACGGTATGCAGCTTGGTCTTGAACGAGGCCACGGCGATGTCGTCTCCGTCGGTCCACAGGCGGATGCCATCGTTCTCGAACACCGTCTCGCCCTGGGCGAAGGACTCGCCCAGCAGCGGGTCGGGGAAGCGCTGGCGCCGGTAGACGGGCAGGCCGGAGCGGGGCAGGCGGGCGTTCTTCCCGGGGCTGTAGCTGCCCTCGGCGGAATGCACGCCGTCGCGCCCGTCGAACACCCAGTCGGGAAGCGGCGCGTCGCTCATGGCCTTGCCCGCGACGATGTCATCGGCGATCCACTGCGCCACCTGCTTCCAGCCGGCGGCCTGCCAGGTCTCGAACGGCCCCAGCGACCAGCCGTAGCCCCAGCGGATCGCAAGGTCGACGTCACGCGCGGTCTCGGCGATGTCGGCGAGGTGGTAGGCCGAGTAATGGAAGAGGTCGCGGAACACGGCCCACAGGAACTTCGCCTGCGGGTGCTCGCTGGCGCGCAGGGCGGCGAACTTCGCGACCGGGTCCTTCGTCTTCAGGATCTCGACGACTTCCGGCGCGGCAGCGCGGTCGGCTGCCCGATAGTCCTGCTTCTCCAGGTCCAGGACCATGATGTCCTTGCCGACCTTGCGGAAGATGCCGGCGCCGGCCTTCTGGCCCAGCGCACCCTTCTCGACCAGCGCGGCCAACCACTTCGGCGACTTGAAGTACTTGTGCCACGGATCGTCAGGCAGGGTGTCGGCCATCGTCTTGATGACGTGCCCCATGGTGTCCAGGCCGACGACATCGGAGGTGCGGTAGGTCGCCGACTTCGGCCGCCCGACCAGCGGACCGGTCAGGGCGTCGACCTCGTCGAAGCCCAGGCCGCAGTCCTGGGTGTGGTGGATGGTCGCCAGGATCGAGAACACGCCGATTCGGTTGCCGATGAAGTTCGGGGTGTCGCGCGCGTAGACCACGCCCTTGCCGAGCGTGCTGGTCAGGAAGGTCTCCAGCCCCTGCAGCACCGACTTGTCGGTCGTGCGCGCCGGGATCAGTTCGGCCAGGTGCATGTAGCGCGGCGGATTGAAGAAGTGCACGCCACAGAAGCGCGGGCGCAGCTTCTCCGGCAGCGCCTCGGCCAGCTTGTTGATGCCGAGCCCGGAGGTGTTGCTGGCGAGGACGGCGTGGTCGGCGACGAAGGGCGCGATCTTCTCGTACAGGTCCTTCTTCCAGTCCATGCGCTCGGCGATGGCCTCGATGATCAGGTCGCAGTCCTTCAGTCGCTTCAGGCCGAGCTCGTAGTTGGCGGGAATGATCGCCGCGGCCAGGGATTTCGACGCCAGCGGCGCCGGGCTCAGCTTGCCCAGGCTGGCGATGGCGCGGTTGACGATGCCATTGGGGTCGCCCTCTTTGGCGGGCAGGTCGAACAGGACCGTCTCGACGCCGGCGTTGGTGAGGTGCGCCGCGATCTGGGCGCCCATCACGCCCGCACCGAGGACCGCGGCGCGGCGCACAAGCAGTTTCTCAGGCATATCGTGCAACTCCTTGATTGGAATGGTGGTTAGCTTCTGATGCCGGCAGCGGCGAAGCGGATCAGCTCGTCCGCGGCACGCTTGCGGTGGGCCGCCTCGCTGACGCCCGCCGGCCGCTTGATCAGCCCGAAATCGGACATGGCGTAGGTCAGGGCACCCGACAGGAAGTCCAGCCGCCAGTAGAGCTGTTCCTTGTCCAGGTGCGGAACCGCCTGGGCGATGGCCCGGGCGAATTCGCGCGGCACATGGCCGTACTGCTCGGACAGGAACTGGCGCAGGCCGTCGTTCTTCTCGGCGTAGGCGCGGGCGACCACGCGGATGAACGCCGCCCCTCCCTGGCGGTCGCGGGCAACGGCCAGGGCCGGCTCGACGAAGGCCGCGAGGATCGCCTCGAGTTCCGGCGGCTGGCTCTTGCAGGCCTGCTCCAGCTGGCCCAGGCGCTGCCGGCTCATGTCGTCCATGCGCCGACGGAAGACCTCGTTGATGAGGTTTTCCTTGCTGCCGAAGTGGTAGTTGACCGCCGCGATGTTCACGTCGGCGCGGCTGGTGACCTGGCGGAGCGACGTGCCCAGGAAGCCGTGCAGGGCGAACAGCTCCTCGGCGGCGCCGAGGATCCGGTCCTTGGTCGAAAACTGGGTGCTTGCCATGGGGCGGGACGGCCTGCCTGAATCAAACGCTTGTTTGGATACTAGGCGTGGGCGGGGCGGACGGTCAACCCGAAAAAAGTTCGGCGCGCCGCGTGCAGGCGGCGCATGCGATCCGGTAGAATCACTCCAGCCTTGTCGGCTAAACCCGCGCCCCGGCGTGGGTTTTTCCATGTTACCGTGTGCCTGCCTGGAAGGCCGGCACCTCATCCCGGAGACCTCCCCATGGCGCTCGAGCGCACCCTGTCCATCATCAAGCCCGATGCCGTCGCCAAGAACGTCGTCGGTGAAATCTACTCCCGCTTCGAGAAGGCCGGCCTGAAGGTCGCCGCCGCGAAGATGAAGCAGCTCTCGCGCGCCGAGGCCGAAGGCTTCTACGCCGTGCACCGCGAGCGTCCGTTCTTCAACGCCCTGGTGGAGTTCATGATCAGCGGCCCGGTGATGATCCAGGTCCTGGAAGGCGAAGGCGCCGTCCTCAAGAACCGTGAACTGATGGGTGCGACCAACCCGAAGGACGCCGAGGCCGGCACGATCCGCGCCGACTTCGCCGACTCGATCGATGCCAACGCCGTGCACGGCTCCGACGCCGCCGAGACCGCCGCCGTCGAGATCGCGTACTTCTTCCCGTCGACGGACGTCTACGCCCGTTGATTTTCCTGCCACGGATTTGCGCGGACAGACGCGGATAAGGCAAGAAAAGGAAGCAGGTGGGATGGCTTTGTGGTTCCCAACTGCTTCCTGCTCTATCCGCGTAAATATGCTCTTTGATCCGTGTGATCCGTGGCAAATGCTGTTGATCCTGACCCCAGAAGGCCCGTGACCGAAGCCACCACCAAGCAGAATCTCCTGGACCTCGACCGCACGGGGCTGGAGGACTTTTTCGCCGACGTGCTCGGCGAGAAGCGCTTCCGCGCGCACCAGGTGATGAAGTGGATCCACCATCGCCACGTCACCGATTTCGACGAGATGACCGACCTCGGCAAGGCGCTGCGCGCCAAGCTGCAGGAGCGGGCCGAGGTCGTCGTGCCCCATGTGCACTTCGACAAGGAGTCCGAGGACGGCACCCACAAGTGGCTGCTGGGCATGGATGGCAAGAACGCCATCGAGACGGTCTACATCCCCGACAAGGGGCGCGGCACGCTGTGCGTCTCGTCGCAGGTGGGCTGCGCGCTCAACTGCACCTTCTGCTCCACCGCGACCCAGGGCTTCAACCGCAACCTGTCGACCGCCGAGATCATCGGCCAGGTCTGGGTGGCGGCGAAGCACCTCGGCAACATTCCCCACAAGCAGCGCCGCCTCACCAACGTGGTGATGATGGGCATGGGCGAGCCGCTGGCGAACTTCGACAACGTCGTGCGCGCCATGAGCGTGATGCGCGACGACCTGGGCTATGGCCTGGCCAACAAGCGCGTGACCCTTTCGACCGCCGGCATGGTGCCGATGATCGACCGCCTGGCCGAAGAGAGCGACGTGTCGCTGGCGGTGTCGCTGCATGCGCCCAACGATGCGCTGCGCACCACGCTGGTGCCGCTCAACAAGAAGTACCCGATCGCCCAGCTGATGGAGGCCTGCGTGCGCTATGCGCTGCGCAAGAAGGGCGAGTCGGTCACCTTTGAGTACACCCTGATGAAGGGCGTCAACGACCAGCCGGAGCATGCGCTCGAACTGGTCCAGCTGCTGCGCGCGTTCGACCGCGCGGTGCAGATGAAGGACGCCGCCAAGATCAACCTGATCCCGTTCAACCCGTTCCCGGGCACGCGTTACGAGCGCCCGGACGACGCATCGATCCGCACGTTCCAGAAGCTGCTCAACAGCGCCGGGATGATCGCGCCGGTGCGTCGCACGCGCGGGGACGACATCGATGCCGCCTGCGGCCAGCTCAAGGGCCAGGTCGCCGACCGCACCCGCCGCCAGGCCGAGTTCCGCCGCAGCCTCGATGCGAGCGGGGAGGGCGTCCATGTCCGTCGCTAGGCTGGTCGCGTGCCTGCTGGCCGCGTCCGTGCTGCTGCCCGCCACGGGTTGCTCGCGATTGAGCTTCATCAAACCGAGCGCCGAGCGCGGCAAGTCCGAACAGGTGGCGCCGTCCTACGACGTGAGCGGCAAGGGCGCTAGCGCGCGCTCCGGCGAAAACCCGCGCGCCCACCTGCTGCGCGGCGAGCAGGCGCTGCGCGAGGGCCGGGCCGCCGACGCCGAAGCCGAAGCGCGCAAGGCGCTGCGGATCGATGGCCGGAGCGAGCTCGCCTACACCCTGCTGGCGCTGTCCCTGGACCGCCAGGGCCGCACGGCCGACGCCGGTGAGCACTACGCCCGCGCCGCCGAACTGGCGCCGACGTCGGGTGCCGCATTGAACAACTACGGCAGCTGGCTCTGCCTCAACGGACGGGCAACCGAAGCGATGGGCTGGTTCGACCGCGCGCTGGCCGACCGTAGCTATGCCAGCCCCGCGTCCGCGCTCGCCAATGCGGGCGCCTGCGCGGTCGAGGGCGGCCAGCCGGGTCGGGCCGAACGCGACCTGCGCGCGGCGCTCGGCCTCGATCCGGTGAATGCCGTTGCGCTCGAGGCGCTCTCGCGGCATCTTTATGCACAGGGGGAGTACTTCGAGGCGCGCGCGTTCTCTCAGCGCCGCCTCGATGCGGGGCCGGCCTCGCCGGCCGCGATACGAATTGCGTCACAGATCGAGGAAAAGCTCGGCGACAAGGCTGCCGCCGCTCGTTATGTTCAGCGTCTGCGGACGGAATTTCCGCACGCGCCAGCAAGGCTGCCCGGGGACAGCACTTCACGATGATGCCGTCAGACCACACCACGACCGACGCCAATCATGGCTGCGGCACGCGTCTCCGTGCGGCCCGTGAGGCCGCGGGCCTTTCCATCCAGGACGTCGCCAGCCGGCTGAAGATGCCGGTGCGCGTGGTCGAATCGCTCGAGGCGGAGGACTGGAGCCGGCTCGGCGCGCCGGTCTTCATCCGCGGACAGCTGCGCAGCTACGGGCGCCTGCTGGGACTCGCCACGGCGATGGTCCACGAGGCCTCCGGCGTCGCGCCGGTGCGCCCGGTGGAACTCACGCCGCGCACCTATGTACCGCGCATGCGCATCGTGGCCGAGCAGGCCGCCAGGCGCCTGGTCTACGTGGTGATCACCGCGGCGATCGCGCTGCCGGTGTGGCTGGCGACCCAGCCGCACCTGGCGCCGCAGGACACCGTCTCCGGCTCGCTCGACGTCCCG
The sequence above is a segment of the Luteimonas sp. MC1750 genome. Coding sequences within it:
- a CDS encoding TetR/AcrR family transcriptional regulator, producing the protein MASTQFSTKDRILGAAEELFALHGFLGTSLRQVTSRADVNIAAVNYHFGSKENLINEVFRRRMDDMSRQRLGQLEQACKSQPPELEAILAAFVEPALAVARDRQGGAAFIRVVARAYAEKNDGLRQFLSEQYGHVPREFARAIAQAVPHLDKEQLYWRLDFLSGALTYAMSDFGLIKRPAGVSEAAHRKRAADELIRFAAAGIRS
- the ndk gene encoding nucleoside-diphosphate kinase, producing MALERTLSIIKPDAVAKNVVGEIYSRFEKAGLKVAAAKMKQLSRAEAEGFYAVHRERPFFNALVEFMISGPVMIQVLEGEGAVLKNRELMGATNPKDAEAGTIRADFADSIDANAVHGSDAAETAAVEIAYFFPSTDVYAR
- the rlmN gene encoding 23S rRNA (adenine(2503)-C(2))-methyltransferase RlmN, which produces MTEATTKQNLLDLDRTGLEDFFADVLGEKRFRAHQVMKWIHHRHVTDFDEMTDLGKALRAKLQERAEVVVPHVHFDKESEDGTHKWLLGMDGKNAIETVYIPDKGRGTLCVSSQVGCALNCTFCSTATQGFNRNLSTAEIIGQVWVAAKHLGNIPHKQRRLTNVVMMGMGEPLANFDNVVRAMSVMRDDLGYGLANKRVTLSTAGMVPMIDRLAEESDVSLAVSLHAPNDALRTTLVPLNKKYPIAQLMEACVRYALRKKGESVTFEYTLMKGVNDQPEHALELVQLLRAFDRAVQMKDAAKINLIPFNPFPGTRYERPDDASIRTFQKLLNSAGMIAPVRRTRGDDIDAACGQLKGQVADRTRRQAEFRRSLDASGEGVHVRR
- a CDS encoding tetratricopeptide repeat protein, with product MSVARLVACLLAASVLLPATGCSRLSFIKPSAERGKSEQVAPSYDVSGKGASARSGENPRAHLLRGEQALREGRAADAEAEARKALRIDGRSELAYTLLALSLDRQGRTADAGEHYARAAELAPTSGAALNNYGSWLCLNGRATEAMGWFDRALADRSYASPASALANAGACAVEGGQPGRAERDLRAALGLDPVNAVALEALSRHLYAQGEYFEARAFSQRRLDAGPASPAAIRIASQIEEKLGDKAAAARYVQRLRTEFPHAPARLPGDSTSR
- a CDS encoding RodZ domain-containing protein; the protein is MMPSDHTTTDANHGCGTRLRAAREAAGLSIQDVASRLKMPVRVVESLEAEDWSRLGAPVFIRGQLRSYGRLLGLATAMVHEASGVAPVRPVELTPRTYVPRMRIVAEQAARRLVYVVITAAIALPVWLATQPHLAPQDTVSGSLDVPVGIQGAPEAARGPTALVASMAPVSQRQPAQPLPAHTAAAPALELQLSADSWVEVMTPDGRVLEQSLLPAGEIRGFAAGEVGAVVLGNAGAVDVRTHGVEQDLAPYLRANVARFTVSSDGSLAPAGH
- a CDS encoding 3-hydroxyacyl-CoA dehydrogenase/enoyl-CoA hydratase family protein produces the protein MPEKLLVRRAAVLGAGVMGAQIAAHLTNAGVETVLFDLPAKEGDPNGIVNRAIASLGKLSPAPLASKSLAAAIIPANYELGLKRLKDCDLIIEAIAERMDWKKDLYEKIAPFVADHAVLASNTSGLGINKLAEALPEKLRPRFCGVHFFNPPRYMHLAELIPARTTDKSVLQGLETFLTSTLGKGVVYARDTPNFIGNRIGVFSILATIHHTQDCGLGFDEVDALTGPLVGRPKSATYRTSDVVGLDTMGHVIKTMADTLPDDPWHKYFKSPKWLAALVEKGALGQKAGAGIFRKVGKDIMVLDLEKQDYRAADRAAAPEVVEILKTKDPVAKFAALRASEHPQAKFLWAVFRDLFHYSAYHLADIAETARDVDLAIRWGYGWSLGPFETWQAAGWKQVAQWIADDIVAGKAMSDAPLPDWVFDGRDGVHSAEGSYSPGKNARLPRSGLPVYRRQRFPDPLLGESFAQGETVFENDGIRLWTDGDDIAVASFKTKLHTVSDQVLDGLQEAVARAERDFAGLVIWQPKEPFSAGADLAGALGLLQAGKVDAFEAMVANFQATSQRIKYSLVPVVAAVRGLALGGGCEFQMHSARTVAHLESYIGLVEAGVGLLPAGGGLKEFAVRASDAAGPNGDVFAELKAVFEAVAMAKVSTSAVEAKELGLMRAQDKVVFNAHELLHIARQEARGLAETGYRPPLPARRIRVAGDVGVATFRMLLENMLEGRFISEYDYEIATRIATIVSGGDVDRNAVVDEDWLLRLERQHFVELAQQEKTQARIAHMLKTGKPLRN
- a CDS encoding acetyl-CoA C-acyltransferase; protein product: MSKQIQDAYIVAATRTPVGKAPKGVFRNTRPDDMLAHVLKAVVAQAPGIDVNRIDDAIIGCAMPEGEQGMNVARIGVLLAGLPDTVAAQTINRFCSSGLQAVALAADQIRLGNADLVLAGGTESMSMVPMMGNKVALSPAVFRDDHVAIAYGMGITAEKVAEEWKVSREDQDAFALASHQKALAAQKAGEFRDEISALEVVSRQPDLGGNAVRLKKLLVEQDEGPRADTSIEGLAKLRPVFRNGQFGGTVTAGNSSQMSDGAGAVLVASEQAIRDYGLTPLARFVSYSVAGVRPEVMGIGPIAAIPKALRQAGLTKDQLDWIELNEAFAAQALAVIRDSELDPDKVNPLGGAIALGHPLGATGAVRTATIVHGMRRRKQKYGMVTMCIGTGMGAAGIFEAL